CCTTTGCGGGCAAACAAAAAATAGACAAATAGATGAGAACAGCAGCAATTCATACCGAGAAAGGGGTGATGAAGGTTAAATTCTTCGAGGAAGATGCACCTAACACCGTTGATAACTTCTGTAAGTTGGCTAAGTCTGGCTTTTACGACGGACTTAATTTTCACCGTGTAATTCCAAACTTCGTAATTCAGGGTGGATGCCCAGATGGTACTGGTGCAGGTGGTCCAGGCTACAGCATTAAGTGCGAGACCAGCGGAAACAATCAGTATCACGACAGAGGTGTGCTTTCGATGGCACATGCAGGCAAGGATACCGGAGGCTCTCAGTTCTTCATTTGCCATAACCGTCAAAACACTCAGCATCTTGACCGTCGCCATACCGTTTTTGGAAAGGTTTACGAGGGATTAGAGGTTATCGACCTTATCCGTCAGGGTGATAAGATTATTAAGATTGAAATTTTTGAAGAGTAAAATATAATGAGTTTAGAAGTATCAGGTAGGCTGCTAAAGGTTTTACCTCAGCAGCGTGGTGCCGGAAAAAATGGCGAGTGGGTAAAGCAAGATTTTATTATCGAAACTACCGAGCAGTATCCCAAAAAGGTTTGCTTTTCGGCTTGGGGCGATAAGGTTAACGACCTAAGCAGGGTTAATGTTGGTGACAGCTTAACGGTTAGTTTTAACGTGGAATCGCGCGAGTACAACGAGCGCTGGTACACCGATCTCCGTTCATGGAGAATCACACCAATGTCTCAGGGTAACGGTCCTGCGGATATGCCTCCATTCCCCGGCGAAATTCCACCTCCTGTTGATTCAATGGAGGGCAACGAAGATCTTCCATTCTAATGATAAATGATTAAAACCTCTGTTTTGGCAGAGGTTTTTTTATGGGCTTACTTTTTCAACATTCCAACTACAGAAGGCATCTAGTTCCAGCATTCAATGCTTAGTGTGGAATGCTTCATTCAATTTGGTGTAATTTTGGGGTTC
This window of the uncultured Acetobacteroides sp. genome carries:
- a CDS encoding peptidylprolyl isomerase; the protein is MRTAAIHTEKGVMKVKFFEEDAPNTVDNFCKLAKSGFYDGLNFHRVIPNFVIQGGCPDGTGAGGPGYSIKCETSGNNQYHDRGVLSMAHAGKDTGGSQFFICHNRQNTQHLDRRHTVFGKVYEGLEVIDLIRQGDKIIKIEIFEE
- a CDS encoding DUF3127 domain-containing protein, encoding MSLEVSGRLLKVLPQQRGAGKNGEWVKQDFIIETTEQYPKKVCFSAWGDKVNDLSRVNVGDSLTVSFNVESREYNERWYTDLRSWRITPMSQGNGPADMPPFPGEIPPPVDSMEGNEDLPF